The following nucleotide sequence is from Pseudonocardia sp. C8.
GGCGGCACCGACACCACCTACACCGCGCAGGTCGGCGACGCCGAGCTGGCGATGCTGCACCTGACCATCTCCACCGACCCGGCCGCGGAACCGGTGGCCTACGACCTCGCCGCGTTGCAGGACGAGGTCGCGGAGGCCACCCGCAGCTGGGACGACCGGCTCGTCGCCGCGCTCGGCGACGCCGGGCCCGCGGCGCGGCCGATGCTCGCCGGCATCCCCGAGTCGTACAAGGCGGGCGTCGTGCCGGAGCGTGCGGTCGAGGACCTGCGCCGGCTGATGGCGCTGGGCGGTGAGGCCGCGGGCCCGTTCGACCTGCGGCTGTACCGCACGGTCGAGGGGGAGATCCGGTTCGCCCTCTACCTGGGCGACTCGCCGGCCACCCTGACCCAGGTCCTGCCGCTGCTGCAGCAGCTCGACGTCGACGTCGTCGACGAGCGGCCCTACGAGTTCACCCGCCCCGACGGGCGCCGGTGCTGGCTCTACGATTTCGGGGTGCGGGCGCCGCACGCGCCCGGGACGACGCCGGCGGTCCCGACGGTCACCGTCGAGGACGCGGGTGTCCGGTTCGAGGAGGCCTTCGCCGCCGCCTGGCGCGGGGACGCCGAGTCCGACCGGTTCTCCGCGCTGGTGCTGCGGGCCGGGCTGCACTGGCGGGAGGCGGCCGTCCTGCGGGCGTACAGCCGCTACACCCGCCAGCTCGGCGGGCTGTTCACGCTGCAGTACACGGCGAACGTGCTCGTCGCGCACCCGGAGGTCGCGCAGGGCCTGATGACGCTGTTCCGGGCGCGGTTCGACCCGGCGACGGCCGACGCCGCCGAGCGCGAGGCCGCACACAAGCGCGCGCTGGAGAACGTCACGATGCTGATCGACCAGGTCAGCGGCCTGGACGCGGACCGGATCCTGCGTGGCTTGCTCGCCGTGATCGAGGGGACGCTGCGCACCAACTGGTTCCGCGGCCGGTCGTTCTTCTCGTTCAAGCTGGACCCGGCCGCGGTGCCGGACATGCCGCAGCCGCGGCCCCGGTTCGAGATCTTCGTGTACTCGCCCCAGGTGGAGGGGGTGCACCTGCGGTTCGGTGCGGTCGCGCGGGGCGGGCTGCGGTACTCCGACCGGCAGCAGGACTACCGGACCGAGGTGCTGGGCCTGGTGAAGGCCCAGGCGGTGAAGAACGCCGTGATCGTCCCGGTGGGGGCGAAGGGCGGGTTCATCGTGCGGCGGACCGGGGCGGACGCCGGGCACGTCCGGGAGTGCTACCGGACGTTCATCTCCGGGCTGCTCGACGTCACCGACAACCTGCGGAGGCTGCCGGACGGCGGCACCGAGACGGTGCCGCCTCCGGACGTCGTGCGGCACGACGGCGACGACTCCTACCTGGTCGTGGCCGCCGACAAGGGCACGGCGACGTTCTCCGATCTCGCGAACTCCGTCTCCGCGGAGTACGGCTTCTGGCTCGGTGACGCGTTCGCCTCGGGCGGCTCGGTCGGCTACGACCACAAGGCGATGGGGATCACCGCGCGCGGGGCGTGGGAGTCGGTGAAGCGGCATTTCCGGGAGCTGGACCTGGACACCCAGCGCCAGGAGTTCACCGTGGTCGGGGTCGGGGACATGTCGGGGGACGTGTTCGGCAACGGGATGCTGCTCTCGGAGCACATCCGGCTGGTGGCCGCGTTCGACCACCGGCACGTGTTCGTCGATCCGGACCCGGACGCCGCGCGGTCGTACGCGGAGCGGCGGCGGCTGTTCGAGCTGCCGCGCTCGTCCTGGGCCGACTACGACCGGTCGCTGATCAGCCCCGGCGGCGGGGTGTGGCCGCGGACGGCGAAGTCGGTGCCGGTCGGGCCGGAGATGCGGGCCGCGCTGGGCCTCGGCGACGACGTCACGCGGATGTCGCCGCCGGAGCTGATCCACGCGATCCTGCTCGCGCCCGCCGACCTGCTGTGGAACGGCGGGATCGGCACCTACGTCAAGGCCTCCACCGAGACCAACGCCGAGGTCGGGGACAAGGCCAACGACGCGATCCGGGTGAACGGGTCCGAGCTGCGGGTCCGTGTCGTCGGGGAGGGCGGCAACCTCGGCCTGACCCAGCGCGGCCGGATCGAGTACGCCCGTGCCGGCGGGCGGATCAACACCGACGCGATCGACAACTCGGCCGGTGTGGACTGCTCCGACCACGAGGTCAACATCAAGATCCTGCTGGACCGCCCGGTCGCCGAGGGTGCCCTGGACCGCGAGACCCGCGACGAGCTGCTGGCGTCGATGACCGACGACGTCGCCGCGCTGGTGCTCGCCGACAACGTCGCGCAGAACGCGGTGCTCGGGGTCGCCCGCGCGCACGCCCCTGGGATGGTGAGCGTGCACGGGCGGATGGTCACCGACCTCGTGGAGCGGACCGGTCTGGACCGGGAGCTGGAGGTGCTGCCCAGCGAGGCCGCGTTCGACGGGCTGGCTGCGGACGGGGTGGGGCTGACCAGCCCGGAACTGGCCACGCTGCTCGCGCACACCAAGCTCGACCTGACCGCCCGGCTCCTCGAGAGCGACCTGCCGGACCGGCCGGCGTTCGCGCCGGTCCTGCCGGAGTACTTCCCGGAGCCGCTGCGCGAGCGGTTCGACCACGCCGTCCGCACCCACCCGCTCCGCCGGGAGATCATCGGCACCCGGCTGGTCAACCAGATGGTCGACGGTGCCGGGATCAGCTACGCGTTCCGGCTCGGCGAGGAGCTCGCCGCGGGGCCCGACGACGTCGTCCGCGCCTACGCCGTCACGACCCACGTGTTCGAGCTGCCGGCCCTGTGGGAGGCGGTGCGGACGGCTGACGTGCCGGTCAGCGTCGCCGACGCGGTCGTGCTCGAGTCGCGCCGGCTGCTCGACCGGGTGTCGCGCTGGTTCCTCACCAACCGGCCGCAGCCGCTCGCGGTGGGCGCCGAGATCAGCCGGTTCGCGGCGCCGATCGCGGAGCTGCGCGCGCAGCTGCCCGAGCTGCTGCAGGGCCGCGAGCTGGACGCCGTGCGGGAGCGGGCGGCGACCCTGCGGGCGTCCGGGGTGCCGGAGGACCTCGTCGAACCGGCCGCGCTGTCGTTGTACGCCTACGGCCTGCTCGACGTCGTCGAGCTCGTCGAGCTGTCCGACCGCGAGAAGGAGCCGCGCCCGACCGCCGAGGTGGCCCGGCTGTACTACGCGATCTCCGAGCACCTCGGTGTCGACCAGGCGCTGACCGCGGTCAGCCGGCTCGACCGCGGCGACCGGTGGCATTCCCTGGCCCGGCTCGCGCTGCGTGACGACCTCTACGGCTCGCTGCGGTCGATCACGCTCGACGCGCTGCGGGAGACCCCGCCGGGCACCGGTGTCGAGGAGTCGATCGCGGCGTGGGAGCAGGCGAACGCGTCCAAGCTGTCCCGGGCCCGCACCGCGCTGGAGGAGATCGGGGCGTCGGCGTCGCTGGACCTGGCCACGCTGTCGGTGATATCGCGCCAGCTACGTGGCCTCGCCCGGTAGCGGTCGGGAACACTCGCCACCATGGCACCGTTCGTCACGATGGTCCCGCTCCGGTGGACCGACCAGGACGCCTACCGGCACGTCAACCACGCCCGGATCGTCACGCTGATCGAGGAGGCGCGGGTCGCGCTGGCCTTCACCGGTGCGGGGCAGGAAGGGCTGGACGGGTTCGCGTCCGGGCTGCTGGTCGCGGGGCTGCACGTCGAGTACAAGCGGCAGCTGGCCTGGCGGGCGGAACCGCTCCGGGTGGAGATCACCGTGCGGAACCTGCGGGCGGCCTCGTTCACGCTCGACTACGTCCTGCGGGACGGTCCCGGGCCCGACGACCCGGTCGCGGTCACCGCGTGGACGACGATGGCGCTCTACGACCTCGAGGAGCAACGCGTGCGACGGCTCACCGACGACGAGCGGGACTACCTGAAGCGGCACCTGGGAGACGGGTCGTGACCCTCCGGCTCGCCGACCCGACCGAGCGGGACGACCTCGGCGCGTTCACCGCGCGCGTCGTCCGGCTCGACCAGTCGGCGACGATCCGGCTGACTTCCGACGCCGGCCGGGTGACCGCGTGGGCACGCACCCCGTTCGACGTGCTGGTCACCCGGTCCGTGGCCGGGTCGCTGGACGGCGGCGCACCGGTGACGGCGCACGCGTCGTCGCTGCTGACGGCGCTCGCGGTGGACCGGGCCGAGGCGATCGACACCGGGCCGGCGGCGACGTGGCTGGAGGAGCTGCCGCCGTCGGAGGGATGGACGCGGGTCGACGACGTGCCCGCCGACGAGCTCGACGGCCTCGCCGACCGGGGGCTGGCGCTGGCGCGTGAGCACGCGGGCCCGCTGGGGCCGCCGGCGTCGCTGCTGGACCAGACGGTGCTGACGGTGTCGCCCCCGGAGTCCGGACGGCCGGTGACCGTCCCGATGCGCGTGCTGTTCGCGATGTCCGGGATGGGGTTCCTGGGGTCCGGGCCGTCCGGTGCCACCGGGCCGCGGGTGCGGGTGTCGGCGTCCGGGTCGTGGGTGCGTCTCGACGCGCGCTACGGGGCCGTGGTGCGGCGCCGGGTGCTGTCGCTGCCCCTCACCGTGACCGGGTGATCAGGTCAGGTTCAGGACGCTGACCTGGCCGTCACCGGTGACCCAGCCGGTGCGGCCGTCCGGGGACACCGCGACGTCGGTCGGGTTCCCGGCGACGTCGACCGTGCTGGTGACCTGCCAGGTCGCCGTGTCGACCACCTGCAGGCCCTGACCCGTGGTGACGTAGAGGTGGCGGCCGTCGGCGGCGAACGCCAGGCCCGTCGGGCCGCCGGGGGCCTCGACGGTGGCGATCTCGCGGCCGTCGGCCGGGTTGACCACGGTGACCGTGTCGGAGTCCGGTCCGGCCACGGCCACCTTCTGCTCCGGAACGGCGGCGGGGGTGGCCGCGACGGCCTCGGCGTCGCCGGAGACCGGGTAGCTGCCGAGGACACCGAGGCTGTTCGGGTCGAGCACGGTCAGCTGGTCGTCGCCCCGGGCGGCGAGGTACACGCGGTCGGCGGCCTCGTTCGCGGCAGCCGCGTACGGGTCGCCGGGGACCGGCACGGAACGGGTGACGACCCCGGCGTACGGATCCAGCTCGTCGACGACCCCGGTGGCCCGCGAGGGCAGGTAGAGGAACCGCCCGTCGGGGGCGGCGATCGCGCCGGCCGGGTCCCCGGCGACCGGCACGGTGTTCAGCACGGTGGCCCCGGGGACGTCGACGACGGCGACCTGGCCGCCGGTGCCGTCGGACATGCTGACGAACGCGCGGCTCCCGTCCGGGGAGGCGGTGACGCCCTGCGGCGCGGCCGGGAGCGGGACCTCGGCGGTGACGGCGTCGGACGCCCCGTCCAGGACCAGCAGCCGGTTCGCGTCGCGCACCGCGACGAGCGCGGGGCCGCGGGACGACGGCGCGGTCGCGACCGCCGACGAACCGGCCGGGACGGTCGCGCGCACCGTGGGCTCGGCGAGGCTCGCCCCGGCCGGCGCGGCGACCGGGCGGGGCCCGAAGCCCGGAGCGGCCGCACCCGGCCGGTCCGCGGTCGCGCCCTCGTCCTGCGGGACCGGCGACAGCATCGCCCATAGGGTCAGCGTGCCGAGCAGCACGATCGCCAGGGCGATCGCCAGGCCGGCCGGTGAGACGCCGCGCCGGCCGTTGCGCGGCTTCGCCGACATGATCGCGTCACGGCGCGGCGTGACCGGCTTGGCCTCGGGGTCCGGCGCGTCGGCGCCCGGCTCGGCGGGGTCGTCGGAGACGTGGCCGTCGCGGCCGGAAGCGGCTCGGGCCGCGGCCACCGACACGGCACCCACCGACGCCGCCGCGGCGGCGTTGCGGCCGGTCGCGTCGGAGTGGCCGGAGTCGCTCCGCGTGTCGTCGTCCTCGCCGTCCGGGCCGGGGGCGGCCGGGCGGGCGGGGACCGGGGCCGTGCCCTCGACGGCGTTCGGGCGTGGCCGGGGGCGGCCGTCGTCGCCGACCGGGCGCAGGTTGTCGTCGCCCACCGGGCTCGTCTCGCCCACCGGACGCAGTGTCACGGTCCGCTCGGCGGCCGACTGCTCCGTGCCGGCGTCCGCGGGACGGGCCCGCGGGGTGGGGCGTGGCGGGATCCGGGTGGTGGCGTGCTCGTCTGGCGGAGCCCACGGGTCCACACCGGAGCGGTGGTCACCGGTGGCCTCGGCGCCGTCCCGGGGGTGGTGCGGCGGGGGCCCGTCGGTGCGGTGTGGGGTGCCGTGGTGGTTCCGCGCGGTGCTGTGCTGGTCCGGCGCGGGGCCGGGGCGACCGTGCAGGTCCGACGCGGGGTCGTCGGGACCGTGTGGGGAGCCGGGACGGCCCGGCGCGAGGCCGTGGGGGCCGTGTGCGGTGCCGCGATGGTCCGGGGCGGGGCCGCGGTGCTCGGCCGTGGTGCCGCGGTGCTCGGGTGTGGTGCCGTTGCGGCCGGGCTCCGTGCCGGCCCCGGCGGCGGGGCCGGGCGACGGGACACCGGGCGGCGTGGACGTGGCGCGGATCCCCGGGACCGGCGTGCGGGGGCCCGGCGCGCCGGTCGGCGCAGGGAACTCCGGGGCTGCTGCCGGACCGGGTACATCCGGGCCGGTCCCGTCGTGCCGGGCCTGGTCGCCGGCGGGGGACGCCGTGGACCGGGCTCCGGCCGCGCCGTCGGGACGGGGCCGCGGGCTGAGGGAGCCGGCTTCGCCGTCGCGGAGTGCCCGGTCGTCGCCGGCGCGCCGGTCGTCGCGACCGCTCC
It contains:
- a CDS encoding YncE family protein codes for the protein MTSAPGHRGRDGTPPPHDSDPADAEADPDGLGEAIRTGRVPVVPGSLVELVMRSGSADADGAGAAPADAGGSGGSPADPGRSGGSGTPGVTPTGSPTSGTAFSGTASTATPLAGSASSGRDGAGTERTAPTAAGRGPGVTGADDAAPAADPSPATTTPGIASTARPSAPTGGGGASDTDSGSTISGSANPGVTGTAGNTGTGGSTGTRGADTGSTNSSSANSSSTGTVGTGTVGTDSAGIGTGGTDSSGTGGDVGTGSAAPSATEPARSPGAGFADLVRSRGSSAPVAGDPGTGSGDRPAPSPRPTPVPTGAGSGSGSDIPGTGDGPPGLGTPADDTYADLGDLGDDPLGIGPLPTDDDPTADPLHTPAEKFAPPPSFAPDTPGDPTETPATGRPRMGGGRAGADGVPVTEPAPTVVPPIAPPPRPLDEGAPDTRETGSSARSTTSGDADEPVSAKRWPLRSAHPASDGPETDILPPGALLGHYPSATSGAADRRPDPEPRPDTPGAGGRPTMPGRRRPAPAEPEPGPAPRPPMGGAPSGPAMAGLSGNDLFATPSDTGTARGFGELPGRGAEAWAPAGRVDEPAGGARNHSPDDPVGDDRSHRPDEPIGDDRSHRADEATGDDRSGRDDRRAGDDRALRDGEAGSLSPRPRPDGAAGARSTASPAGDQARHDGTGPDVPGPAAAPEFPAPTGAPGPRTPVPGIRATSTPPGVPSPGPAAGAGTEPGRNGTTPEHRGTTAEHRGPAPDHRGTAHGPHGLAPGRPGSPHGPDDPASDLHGRPGPAPDQHSTARNHHGTPHRTDGPPPHHPRDGAEATGDHRSGVDPWAPPDEHATTRIPPRPTPRARPADAGTEQSAAERTVTLRPVGETSPVGDDNLRPVGDDGRPRPRPNAVEGTAPVPARPAAPGPDGEDDDTRSDSGHSDATGRNAAAAASVGAVSVAAARAASGRDGHVSDDPAEPGADAPDPEAKPVTPRRDAIMSAKPRNGRRGVSPAGLAIALAIVLLGTLTLWAMLSPVPQDEGATADRPGAAAPGFGPRPVAAPAGASLAEPTVRATVPAGSSAVATAPSSRGPALVAVRDANRLLVLDGASDAVTAEVPLPAAPQGVTASPDGSRAFVSMSDGTGGQVAVVDVPGATVLNTVPVAGDPAGAIAAPDGRFLYLPSRATGVVDELDPYAGVVTRSVPVPGDPYAAAANEAADRVYLAARGDDQLTVLDPNSLGVLGSYPVSGDAEAVAATPAAVPEQKVAVAGPDSDTVTVVNPADGREIATVEAPGGPTGLAFAADGRHLYVTTGQGLQVVDTATWQVTSTVDVAGNPTDVAVSPDGRTGWVTGDGQVSVLNLT
- a CDS encoding thioesterase family protein, whose translation is MAPFVTMVPLRWTDQDAYRHVNHARIVTLIEEARVALAFTGAGQEGLDGFASGLLVAGLHVEYKRQLAWRAEPLRVEITVRNLRAASFTLDYVLRDGPGPDDPVAVTAWTTMALYDLEEQRVRRLTDDERDYLKRHLGDGS
- a CDS encoding NAD-glutamate dehydrogenase, with amino-acid sequence MSSGTTGNTRNTADSEARAEGHPRPGSGAGADLVRFYARHTPETDDPGGVELPGPASVVDAHLELGARRRPGNAVVRVDSGPGEATTVDIVTDDMPYLVESVLAGVGRAGGTARRVVHPILVVHRDAQGVLSGVDTTADPTEPGDGLAESWMHLDVVSAGPLDPDALRAELERTLSDVREVIDDTAAMTARARELADELATVGTTGTRDAEDDARPAEVAELLRWLVDEHFIFIGYRHYVRRDGRLQPDTTTGLGMLRPDDAGANLFLPDEGRLGTEDPAGLLLITRASERSRVLRAVHPYYVGIRTRDADGTVTGEHRFLGMLSVPARHESVLDIPVVARRIRGAIRRAGFPPDSYSGQQMLEVFSVLPRSELFSSSEQRLHDTGVGVLEASARRSVRLFVHADPYRRFLSCLVYLPRDRYTTATRLRVTEILRTRLGGTDTTYTAQVGDAELAMLHLTISTDPAAEPVAYDLAALQDEVAEATRSWDDRLVAALGDAGPAARPMLAGIPESYKAGVVPERAVEDLRRLMALGGEAAGPFDLRLYRTVEGEIRFALYLGDSPATLTQVLPLLQQLDVDVVDERPYEFTRPDGRRCWLYDFGVRAPHAPGTTPAVPTVTVEDAGVRFEEAFAAAWRGDAESDRFSALVLRAGLHWREAAVLRAYSRYTRQLGGLFTLQYTANVLVAHPEVAQGLMTLFRARFDPATADAAEREAAHKRALENVTMLIDQVSGLDADRILRGLLAVIEGTLRTNWFRGRSFFSFKLDPAAVPDMPQPRPRFEIFVYSPQVEGVHLRFGAVARGGLRYSDRQQDYRTEVLGLVKAQAVKNAVIVPVGAKGGFIVRRTGADAGHVRECYRTFISGLLDVTDNLRRLPDGGTETVPPPDVVRHDGDDSYLVVAADKGTATFSDLANSVSAEYGFWLGDAFASGGSVGYDHKAMGITARGAWESVKRHFRELDLDTQRQEFTVVGVGDMSGDVFGNGMLLSEHIRLVAAFDHRHVFVDPDPDAARSYAERRRLFELPRSSWADYDRSLISPGGGVWPRTAKSVPVGPEMRAALGLGDDVTRMSPPELIHAILLAPADLLWNGGIGTYVKASTETNAEVGDKANDAIRVNGSELRVRVVGEGGNLGLTQRGRIEYARAGGRINTDAIDNSAGVDCSDHEVNIKILLDRPVAEGALDRETRDELLASMTDDVAALVLADNVAQNAVLGVARAHAPGMVSVHGRMVTDLVERTGLDRELEVLPSEAAFDGLAADGVGLTSPELATLLAHTKLDLTARLLESDLPDRPAFAPVLPEYFPEPLRERFDHAVRTHPLRREIIGTRLVNQMVDGAGISYAFRLGEELAAGPDDVVRAYAVTTHVFELPALWEAVRTADVPVSVADAVVLESRRLLDRVSRWFLTNRPQPLAVGAEISRFAAPIAELRAQLPELLQGRELDAVRERAATLRASGVPEDLVEPAALSLYAYGLLDVVELVELSDREKEPRPTAEVARLYYAISEHLGVDQALTAVSRLDRGDRWHSLARLALRDDLYGSLRSITLDALRETPPGTGVEESIAAWEQANASKLSRARTALEEIGASASLDLATLSVISRQLRGLAR